One Phaseolus vulgaris cultivar G19833 chromosome 2, P. vulgaris v2.0, whole genome shotgun sequence DNA window includes the following coding sequences:
- the LOC137812074 gene encoding 18.5 kDa class I heat shock protein-like, with the protein MSLIPSFLGGRRSNVFDPFSLDVWDPFKDFPFPNSLSSSFPDFSRQNSAFVSTHVDWKETPEAHVFRADIPGLKKEEVKVEIEDDRVLQISGERNVEKEDKNDTWHRVERSSGKFMRRFRLPENAKVNEVKASMENGVLTVSVPKEDSKKPDVKAIEISG; encoded by the coding sequence ATGTCACTGATACCAAGTTTCTTGGGTGGGCGACGGAGCAACGTCTTTGATCCTTTCTCCCTGGATGTGTGGGATCCCTTCAAGGATTTCCCTTTCCCCAATTCTCTTTCTTCCTCCTTCCCCGATTTTTCACGCCAAAATTCAGCATTTGTGAGCACCCATGTGGATTGGAAGGAGACCCCGGAGGCACACGTCTTCAGGGCTGACATTCCAGGACTGAAGAAGGAGGAAGTGAAGGTAGAGATTGAAGATGATAGGGTTCTCCAGATAAGTGGAGAGAGGAATGTTGAGAAGGAAGATAAGAACGACACGTGGCATCGCGTGGAGCGTAGCAGTGGGAAGTTCATGAGGAGGTTCAGATTGCCGGAGAATGCAAAAGTGAATGAAGTAAAGGCTTCTATGGAAAATGGTGTTCTCACTGTTAGTGTTCCTAAGGAAGATTCTAAGAAGCCTGATGTGAAGGCCATTGAAATTTCTGGTTAA